A stretch of Spartobacteria bacterium DNA encodes these proteins:
- a CDS encoding ArsR family transcriptional regulator — protein MKATEKFEQRAKVMKALAHASRLLMVDELSRGERCVCELVALVDADFSTVSKHLTVLKKAGLVQDEKRGTSVYYTLRSPCILNFFDCVERVIAETE, from the coding sequence ATGAAAGCAACGGAAAAATTTGAGCAGCGTGCCAAAGTGATGAAAGCCTTAGCGCATGCATCACGTCTGCTGATGGTGGATGAACTGTCTCGAGGCGAGCGATGTGTGTGTGAACTGGTGGCATTGGTGGATGCTGACTTTTCCACGGTGTCAAAGCATTTGACGGTACTGAAAAAGGCCGGATTGGTGCAGGATGAAAAACGAGGCACTTCGGTTTATTATACTTTGCGTTCGCCCTGCATTTTAAACTTTTTTGACTGCGTAGAGCGGGTTATCGCGGAAACAGAATAA